The Mytilus edulis chromosome 4, xbMytEdul2.2, whole genome shotgun sequence nucleotide sequence tcggtcacaggcacttgtcttacTGGGGGGGGAAaatcttatataaagtatataagaatTTTTTTCTGACACAAATGCCTGTGCATCGGTATAAGAATAACAAATACagcaataaatatttacaatatgtacaaaacaagcgaGCGAGGTTACAAAAGTTACAAGCCACAGGAGTACAAACACAAgtattgatattatttttataaaagaaccAAGCTTCTTCAGAACTGATTTTCTTGTACTTGACATACGTGTGTTTTGACGTTTTGTAAAGTATGCAGTCAAATACTCTTTTCGTTTTGATAGAAAAAtgcattcaaatataataatgatATTCCTCCCCAATTTGTCGATTGTTACATAGACTGCAAAAGCGGGTTTCTCTTGTCACGTTTTGCCATCTTCCTGATTCAATCGGGAAAAATATTGATCGTTAGAAAAATAGCGTCATTGATGTCCAAAATCCTCGAATTCaaagtttttcttaaaattttgtagTAAATACCTTTAAGCAAATTTTGAATGAGGAAATTTCAATCCTGAAGATATAGCTAAGTTTTGTGTTCCCCATATGAGAAACTACAACCTTGAAAAAAGATCAAGATAcaaattttacagaaatctgATAGATCCTTTCCCTTTTCAGAACTTCGTACATGGCTTTATAGGCATTGTCGGATTACTATTTCAAGTTTTAGTCATATTTAAATATCCtgttttaaattagaaaaaaaaacaatactcaAATAGTTGAACTATTATATACATCTCAATGTTTAAGCCATTATAAGTACATTATCTGCTTATTATGGTGAGCGTTCATATGATTAGAAAGTTGATATAATATGAAGGAAAACTTTGCTTGTTTAACGGATATCAAATTTGCCGGGAATAGTACTGTCAATATCATTTTCCATCGGATGACGACCTACTTCCCCGAAAACCATAAAATTTGGCGtcctttataatttattttttctgactAAGAAATCTTCTAAATcgtttaaaataaagaaaaataaatagagGTGACAAGTGTTCTCCTTGTCGTACGCCATTGTCACAAGCAAAGTATTCCAAATTACAGTTATTTTGTGATTTAGCATCACAGTACATACTATTAATTTTACCATTTACATtatttaataacatattttataaaaacaaaccatCTTCCCATACAGTGTCAAAAGTCTTCTAAAAATCAATAAAGGCATAAGGTAATTtctttttgtgatattttaaatatttataaaaaatatatggtaaactagtccgagattactctgacgtccaacggcggttttgccagacaagctgggaccgTGGGAcatcagagctcgtcccatatcaaaaagtggatatttgccattccaaaatagatgcgctgcttctgCGCTTCTGGTGCCAActaacggccttggaattatataaatcgggtatcaatttgttcatttttcatttatgtaagcttcacctacctgccaccctttattttttctatatttaaacagttttcaaagtgacccatcgattcagacatttttacttttattttcaaaaggacGTCAAGTAACGAGAGATTTCGCGACCTCGAGACtcaaatatgtaaatatttatacttttttcacctcctttataggagatcgatgtttaacatttagtagccaaccacgatttttcacctcctttacatGAGATCGGTATTAAGCATTTAGTGCCAACCACGATAACAATCGGAATCTCTCGAACACTTAGAttacttgcatcgtaaatgaacgaggtgttcgattatggtcatttgcataaatctTCACTTTTTTCTCGAGATAATCTTGACGTCCTtttgaaactaaaagttaaaatgtctGAATCGATgagtcactgtgaaaactgtagGTAGGTGCagcttacataaatgaagagataaatgaaaaatgaacaaattgatacccgatttatataattccaagccGTTAgttggcaccagaagcgacgaagcagcgcatcaaTAACTTTTggatgggcaaatatccactttttgatatgggacgagctttGACGCCCCACGACCCCAGCTTGTCTTGCAAAAGAGCCGTTGGgcgtcagagtaatctcagacATATGGTATGGtaaaccccgccgcaattttgcgcctgtccccagtcaggagcctctggcctttgttaatcttgtatgatttttaattttagtttcttgtgtataattcggagtttagtatgacgtccattatcactgtactggtatacatattttttaagaggccagctgaaggacgcctacgggtgcgggagtttctcgctacattgaagacccattgatggccttcggctgttgtctgctctatggtcgggttgttgtcgctttgacacattccccatttgctttctcaattttatgtaaaccacctttattttcttgtattatgattaatttttctgtaaattattcagtcttttattaaaaattgcaGTATTTGAACAATTTCCCAGGCAACTAACGATCATAGTAATTGGCCTACAATTGTTTGAATTTATGAAGTTGCCTTTGTTTAATTGTACCTATTAACCAGCAGTGTGGAATAAGACCTTTATCAAACATAATATTAAAAAGATTCTCATAAAtgcatatctataatactaaaattacgaggtccaatttgtcagccgtcatcacgtaaaaacgacgaatcaaagaattcaactttatatataactaatatagtacaatgctgttgattaaaaaatattccattccaggaccttttgttttccaactaattaatactaccaataattgataagttcccgTTCGActgattcaaacagaaagatttgaaagcagagaaaactgaatatcttataatcggcatgactttatcagatgacaatactaatatcaaaataaggcttgcgcatagttatatacttccAGCGATATCACGGGTATGTTCTAGTATTATATAAACTGATTTAATGTGGACTTTATGTACTCGATTATAATTACGTCTTCTTCAAAAGTTTTGTCATTCTTCAGTTTTTAAATGGACTGGAgaatttaaacttttgaaaaaggCGAATTTATATGTTCGTTCAGCAGTTCGGGAAGATGCACATGTGATCATCTTCCCGTGCAgcgttcaaagttttgatattttgttatcTATATGggatttttttgtttcttttattttgattaaaaattgcAATATTCAGGCTTTCGTATTTTTGCCAcacaaactttgaatttatctGACAGATCTTTTCTAAAAGTTTCTAAATTTGTTTTCCAGATATTTTTATAAGCTTTCTTTCTCAGTGTTTGTGAAGTTGCAAATATGTATCAAATTTTACGATTTTTGCATGACTGTGTGCAATCGTTCTATTTTGcttcaatggtttttttttccatcTGTTGAATCATATGCATGATATGTTACGTCTTATTTCATGAGAATAATAAAACTAAGGCTTGATCTTAAAAAAACCCTCAAAGGATAAACTCAACACACTTACCCAATAGGTTTGTTGCCCTTGTGAAATTCTTGTATAATTCGTTCTACATCACTGTTTACTTTCATGTTAGCACCATCAACGGCAAAATTCGACCTATTTTAattgttaataaatatatatatacctacaTAACAAAAAACAATACAGTAAGAACTAATGTATGGCTATGGTAAAGGTATCTGTCATGTTGATTCATATTCAAACCGCTCTCCTTCGTTTTTACAAATGATGAAGTCTGACAGTAAGACTTTGaatcattatataaaataaatctaaCGTGGGGCTAATTAAAGTATGCGGATACTTTGATTAGGAAAGAACCATTCGCTATGATTTAAATTCTGACTTGAAACCAGAATATTATCAGAGATGTGATACATTTGTCCAACAATTAAAGGTGATCTAGGGTAAAAACAAGGTAACACAGGGTAAAGGTAGGATATATATACCCActatataaaacaacaaaagaaaaaccGAATTCCTATCTAGCACGATACGTTTTTCATCGTAGGACATAATAGACTCCATtcacaaaaatttatgaattgaGGTAAAACATAAACTTGACGTTTCATGGATACCTAACCATTTCCTTGTTTTGTCAATCAATAGAACAAAAGATcgtacaaataaaaacaaaaattaacacaaataaaatgacaagttTTGTAGAACAAACATAAAATTCCAAACACTCTATCTCTTAAAGAAAAAAGACCGTTTATAAGTTGTAAGTGTATGACCCTTTGACTGAATGTTCACCTAGACATATTCCATCCAGAAGTAAGATCAGCACTGTAGGATCAATATGTTAAAATGTCACTTTACAATGAAACGTTTTGCTGATGATTGCAGTAAATATTTTAGGAATCCATATGTAACAAATCACAAGACAAAATTTAAGACACACGTCCCTATTTCTGAGTGCGATTTACAAATACGCCATTTATATAACTGGTTGTTTCTCTTATACTTGTGGCATGTTATCTATTTCTCGGACGAAAAGACAGTGTCTTGAATCACACTCTTATAAAACGCAAATACTGCTCACTACGACATTCCGACAGATATTTCAGAAAGCAACAAAAACGTTATTCAGTTCCACTTACTTAAACATTATTTTTGCATCTTATTCGTGTAAACGTGTTTTTTTAATACTTCCAATGCAAAATGTCTTATGCCAAACTTACAAATTTTTAGCTGCTCCAAACCCGCCTGGAAATATGACTGCATCGTAATCATTGGCTGTAAGATTTGATAGTGCCTGTACTTTACCCCTGGCAATACGTGCTGATTCTACTAAAACATTCCTGTAAGTTATACATAGGGAGGTTATATTAGGATGAAGACAGATAAAGTCGggttattttaaacatattttattgatcaaaaatgacaaatggattagacacaagtttttcaacttagtaactTCTTCTCCAAAAGGTAGGTGAGATGTGTTTTTTATTAGCGGGGACGGAATAAAGAATGTAATTAATCCCTAAATGCAATTTCTTATTATATAAAGATCAGTTTTATATGTATTGCTTTCTCTGTTTTAAAAAAGTCTATTCTTTGAGATACTTATTTAAACAGTTGTAAATTCTGACCTATTTGTTGGCATTGGTTCCCCTTTCGTATGGTCAATAGCATGCATTTGTTCAATGTCCGGTGCAAACATGGATACGTCTGCCTTATTTCTACTAAGATGGACTAATATCctgaaagtaaaatcacacacTAACATGCtacatatacataatatatttgcaataaaataaagaGAATATAACTGAAGCCTGTATTGTAAACACATATCAATGTGCctattacattgtatttctccCAACATCTGCAATCATGGACTTAAATCAGCATTTTCAATGGTTTTCGGAAAAGAGAATATAGGATCAACTTATGTCAATTTTGACTACAGCATGGACTGCTACAGAATCGTAGATCGTTTCGAGGTCAGTTCAACCCATTCTCTATAATACAATATGAATTCAAAATAGAATTTgtgaacctatatatatatagtaaagaatgatacatttacaaaataaacaaagaatggaATTTTGTGTctggataaaaaataaaaaaaggtgaaAACAGTCAAAATGGGTACAACGTGGGTACCTTCAGGTTTCAATAACAGTCTACTATTCTAACTAAATATTATCTTACGCTGAGGCCTCGTGTACCTCTGTTCCATCGTATACTCCACATCCGGACAATACCTGAAAAAGATGAAACAAATTACACGAATATAAGTACTTCACATCCGGAtatatcacaggcacttgtttttcAGGGGGGAAatcctatatataaaaaagaagatgtggtatgattgcctatgagacaactgtccacaagagaccaaaatgacaccgacattaacaactaaaggtcaccgtacggcctgttTTATTAAAGCATTTCGGATTTTTTTCCAGAGACGAGTACCTGCACAAACAATCTTAACGAAACTATCAACACCAAATGATTATTATAAACATGTAATCCGAACATCAAAGATCATGCAGCTTAGGTTCCTCGACTTTCTGTAAAGGAAGGTGACTATGAAGCTGACTTCAACTATATATTGCATGCGCTTACTCTGCAAAATATTTTTGTGATCGTCTATTAATAGACTTATTTGTTATGTGGCTCTATTCAAATTATGACGGGGGTAAATCAATTACATAAGCATTACTTAGTATTTCCTgaatttttttacactttttattacttaaaaaatatatatggaaacaattgatatattgaaaatatatacagCAAATTTAATGTATAAACAAACTGTTcattaaaatattgtattttacaaagtGTATGCATTGTATTATATTAATCATTTACTAAGGTTCTAGGGGAATATGAGCTATATTGTTATTTACTTTGACATTTAACCGGGCTTCTTATAAGGTATTTACTAACTTTACTCGGCCAACCTTaacatttctgatttttttctaataattcttATTCAATGTTAGACTAAAGTGCATGCATGTATCCCTATCGAAACCCTATTGTAGAACCTGCGTAATAGATTTATTGTATATAAGTTGGTTTTCTTatcttgaatatgcatgaaatatttgccactgaacataactataattttaaaatactttcCATGTTCGTTCTTGAAAACAAACTAACATACATATATATCGTGAATGCAAAATAAAAACACTTTTCATAGATACCGACAGGAAATTATTTTTGTAACTTAAACTATGTAACACAAAAGAAGAGAAAAATTTCTACTGCTTTCCGGATTCTATTCAGTCTTGTCCcgataaaattttcttttgacGAATGCTATCTGATCATATTCGACATGAAAAATCGCCCTTCATGCAGAGTTTAAACATCAACAATAAAAACAGAAATCTTTTAAATTGAAAGTACTTACCACGGCAACCTTCGCACTTTGAACTGATGAACAATGAAATGCATTTCTTGTGACACATTGCAAGGAATATTGTGTACAAAGNNNNNNNNNNNNNNNNNNNNNNNNNNNNNNNNNNNNNNNNNNNNNNNNNNNNNNNNNNNNNNNNNNNNNNNNNNNNNNNNNNNNNNNNNNNNNNNNNNNNACCAGTTGTCCAATTTATCTGAgaaattcagggcagataaatattgatttgattaacaatttaacttcatgtcagatttgctctaaatgctttggtttcatagttataagccaaaaactgcattttacccctatgttctatttttagccgtggcggccttcttggttgaatggccaggtcattggacacatttttcaaactagatactccaaagatgattgtggcctagtagtttcagtggagattttgtaaaagattacttagatttatgaaaaatggttaaaaattgactataaagggcaataactcctaaaggggtcaactgaccatttcggtcatgttgacttatttgtaaatctaactttgctgaacattattgatgtttacagtttatctctatctataataatattcaagataataaccaaaaacagcaaaatttcctcaaaattaccaattcaggggcagcaacccaacaacgggttgactgattcaactgaatatttcagggcagatagatcttgacctgataaacatttttatcccatgtcagatttcctaaaaatgctttggtttttgagttataagccaaaaactgcattttacccctatgttctatttttagctgtggcgtccatcttagttggttgaccaggtcacaccacacatttttttaaactagataccccaaagatggttgtggccaagtttggattaattttgcccagtagtttcagaggagaagatttttgtacaagattactttaatttacgaaaaatggttaaaaatttactataaagggcaataactcctaaacgggtcaactgaccattttggtcatgttgacttatttgtagatcttactttgctgaacattattgctatttacagtttatctctatctataataatattcaagataataaccaaaaacagcaaaatttcctcaaaattacctattcaggggcagcaacccaacaaccaattgaccgattcatatgaaaatttcagggcagatagatcttgacctgataaacattttaccccatgtcagatttcctcaaaatgctttggtttttgagttataagccaaaaactgcattttacccctatgttctattttgccgtggcggccatcttggttagttgaccaagtcacgccacacattttttaaactagataccccaaagatgattgtggccaagtttggattaatttggcccagtagtttcagaggagaagattttgtaaaagattacttttaattaatttacgaaaaatggttaaaaattgactataaagggcaataactcctaaacgggtcaactgaccattttggtcatgttgacttatttgtattgctgaacattattgatgtttacagtttatctctatctataataatattcaagataataaccaaaaacagcaaaatttcctcaaaattaccattcaggggcagcaacccaacaaccgattgaccgattcatctgaaaatttcagggcagatggatcttgacctgataaacatttttaaccctgtcagatttcctcaaaatgctttggtttttgagttataagccaaaaactgcattttacccctatgttctatttttagctgtggcgtccatcttagttggttgaccaggtcacgccacacattttttaaactagataccccaaagatgattgtggccaagtttggattaatttggcccagtagtttcagaggagaagatttttgtacaagattactttaatttacgaaaaatggttaaaaatttactataaaggccaataactcctaaacgggtcaactgaccattttggtcatgttgacttatttgtagatcttactttgctgaacattattgctatttacagtttatctctatctataataatattcaagataataaccaaaaacagcaaaatttcctcaaaattaccaattcaggggcaacaacccaacaaccaattgacagattcatgatatgaaaatttcagggcagatagatcttgacctgataaacattttaccccatgtcagatttcctcaaaatgctttggtttttgagttataagccaaaaactgcattttacccctatgttctatttttagccgtggcggccatcttggttggttgaccaagtcacgccacacattttttaaactagataccccagagatgattgtggccaagtttggattaatttggcccggtagtttcagaggagaagatttttgtaaaagattactttaatttacgaaaaatggttaaaaattgactataaagggcaataactcctaaacgggtcaactgaccattttggtcatgttgacttatttgtagatcttactatgctgaacattattgatgtttacagtttatctcgatctataataatattcaagataataaccaaaaacagcaaaatttcctcaaaattaccaattcaggggcagcaacccaacaaccgattgaccgattcatctgaaaatttcagggcagatggatcttgacctgataaacatttttaacccatgtcagatttcctctaaatgctgattgtggccaagtttggtttgattttgcccagtagtttcagaggagaagatttttgtaaaagctaacgccggacgacgacggacgacggacgcaaagtgatgagaaaagctcacttggccctttgggccaggtgagctaaaaaaacacaaattaaccaAAAACGCTAATCTTGCTTCTAGCAATATAATCGGCTAGATTGTTATGCTACACTTTTTTATACATCTATACTGCCTACATGGACATCAATGACGCCTAATATCTTAACTGAGATTTCAATCGTGGTATTTGAGCCCTAAATATATTATCCAGTTCTTTCAAATAAAGCGTGTAAGGTGTATTGTGAATGGAAATTAATATTTCACGTAATCAAGTATAATTAcctttttatgattatttatcaGTGATAAGATTTTTGATTTATATGAGATATTCTGATTGATAGATGTACGAAAAACACGTAAAACAAATTTCTCGaaagaatgcaacatttttcataaaaatgacGAACTAGATATTTGTAAACACGTTAAATAAGTTGGTAGTATAGTACTAACAAGCTTATGATCCTGTATCATTTCTAGACATCCGTTTTAAGTATacttttaaagcattttattcagtttgattcattcccgccaaaatcgCCCTTTTGACGCCGTCTTTTGACGTTGTCAGTGCCCCTGAGTATTGTGACGTTACAATGGACCTTTGACGTTCTACACAATCAACAGCAGGATTTGTGTGTAGAAGCCATAAATCAGTTGGAaagctttatcagcaacaatagcagggggaattaattatgtggcgctacagtcgtccgtaacgtAAAAAGTCTGCCAAATCAATCGGCTAAAAGATTaacgtttaaagtattttttgcaacttgtcatgcttttattacaattaaattttaaaatttgtaggttttgtgaccaatattatttctttacgacatacaaacattacaaaaaatagcttgttattgctattcctttatcctgtcagttctaaaaaaaaattagccattttttttgttcgccaaaaaaaatcgatttttcctaatttgacgtttgcgtatccaaatacagaaaagaacggttataatcttaaatgaaaccgggaaacctatttcaaatttatacactgttttgaagccaacattttttacttttatacatcaattttagtgaccaccagccatgtcaatttttatctggttttagctacgtttctacttcaaaacagtataatttagcttcttttcattgtacctgtttcaaagtgctctaaaatactgattttattaaagacatgaatgaaattttgattaaaagttgtggattttcacaattcgatacgatacttgtattttaaagtaactaaaaccccttttgaatccctacacaaattgacggtgacattgttttcttttttcaatatacgtcatgtaacgtttataacaaaatatgtgtcagggtcatgtgcatagtaaaaatttacacattggaaaagtgaaacaacaaacaatgtcaaagatcttctttattgcgtttaaagctaaacgtcttggaaaattctgacagatctgacaaattattgatagcctactgtatggatggacaaaagcacaaaaatagcaatagaaaatgcattgcaaaaaaaattctgtaggaaaaaaacatatgaaaaagaaaatgaaggtcagttaataaaatcttgcttatattattatctctttacttagtaagctatatttccattctcaattttatagaaataagagcaaaaactagcttatcaagccaagtcagccaaacaagaagtttattcatacgagatgtgttcttacaaaattgaatttattcaaatggcaaattcttgtcaaatttaagcatctttgatcattgatcattattgaagtaaaatgcacaaaatttgtcccaccagtttcatttcatttcctattactagtattcaggtaaagtatat carries:
- the LOC139520620 gene encoding glutamine amidotransferase-like class 1 domain-containing protein 3, mitochondrial (The sequence of the model RefSeq protein was modified relative to this genomic sequence to represent the inferred CDS: added 27 bases not found in genome assembly), translated to MLATTRILRLCTQYSLQCVTRNAFHCSSVQSAKVAVVLSGCGVYDGTEVHEASAILVHLSRNKADVSMFAPDIEQMHAIDHTKGEPMPTNRNVLVESARIARGKVQALSNLTANDYDAVIFPGGFGAAKNLSNFAVDGANMKVNSDVERIIQEFHKGNKPIGLCCIAPVLAAKLIHGCEVTVGSDQEEGGKWPYAGTAAAITTMGASHQKKDVTDVHVDEKNRIITTPAYMCETALHEIFDGIGKMVTGVLKLTK